ATCGTCCACGGAACAGGCGGTGCTGCTGGAAAGAGAGGGCGCCTCTGGCGCTGGTAGGACGGCCGGATACGCGGGAACAGGATGGCCCGGGTGACACTCGGCGGCTGCGCTTTTGTCCGCGTGACGGTAGACCCCCCATCCTGTTCCGGTGCAGAGAGGAATCTTTTTCACAGAGCAGTGCCGATCTCCCCTTGATGTATCACGTCATCCGCTGTCCGGGGTGCCTCACCTTCACCTACGTCGATCCCTACCAGCGGTGGAAACTCTGCCATGTCTGCGGCGAGGTGATTGACGTGACCCGGTCCGCCGTCTATCTTGAAGCCGAGGACCACCGCGACGCGGAGACCATCGTCTGCAAACTTGCGGATTTTCTTGAGGACACCGGCAGGAAAGACCTGAACGATGCGGAAAAAAGAAAATTGCGTTCCGAGTACGCCCGGTGGGTCAGGAGCAGAATGATCTGAGTCACCAGCGCTTGCCGCACTTCGGGCAGAGCATCGTCACCTGCCGCCCGCAATAGGAGCAGAATATCCCCCTGCGCTCGGTATATTCGAGAGGGCGCCCGCACTTTTTGCAGTACAACGGCGCCTCATAACCGCATTCGTGCCGGATCATCACTCCAGATATTGAAAATCCCTGATGAAAAGTCTTCCCTTTCCTCTGTTTGCGATATCCCCGACAAATGCGGTGAAGGTTCTGCCGTCAGGGCCGACAGTCTCGCCGGTTCGTTCGAAGGTCGGGACCATGCCGGTGACAGTGCCGAGGACCGTGCAGGTGCCTGCCTTCATATTCCCGCATGGGCGGGCGCAGTCGCCGCCGATGGTGAGCGTCCCGCCCCTCATCTCGGCACCAGGCATGTCCCCGCAGTTCCCGTGGATGATCACCTCGCCGCCTGAAAGGTGTTCGGCGGCAAAGTCGCCGGCATCCCCGAAGACCTCCACCTTCCCCCCGGCCATCCCCTTCTTCTCGCCGCGGTACCCGGCGGCGCAGTAGTGGCCGGTGTTCCCGCGGCAGATGACGGTCCCGCCGCGGAGTTCGCGGGCAAACCATCCCGCGGCATTGCCCCTTACCTCGATGGTCCCGGCCGACATGAAGTTGCCGCAGTGCATCCCGATGTCCCCCTCGATCGTGATCCTGCCGCCGTCCATGTACTCGCCGACCCGTTTCACGCGGGAGGTGTCGCCGCGGAGGACGACCTCGACCTCGTCGGCAGAGGCGGCCTCTCCCTCGACGACGATCTCGAAGAGATCGGCGAGGCGCCGCACCTTGTTCCCCTCGTAGACGGTGACGTCCGTCCCTTTCATGAGGATGGAGGGGACGATCTTCTCGGCCTCGATGGGGATGTACGGGTTCTTCCGCTCCCGCATCGAGAGAGTGATCCGCATCAGAAGACCGCCTCCGTCTCCATACGCAGGCTTCTTTTCAGGTATTCGTCCTGCACCGGGTAGTTGCTCATGCGCACCGAGTAGTAGCGGTCGAACATCTTCACAAACTCCGCGTCGTGGCCGATGTCGTGGCCTGGCCCCATCTTCGGGTCGACCCAGATCGTCGTGTTCTCGCCGTGGACCAGGATCTCGCCGTCCCGCGTGACCGGCCGTCCCCTCTTGATCGTGTACTTCGTCCGGGAAAACGCGTCGATCACCTTCCCGTACTCCTGCGCCGGGTCGACCTCCCCGACCCGTATCGGATAGATCGCGATGTCGGCCTCGGCGCCGAGGCCGAGGTGGCCCTTCCCGATGCCGGTGATCCCGAGGGCCTTCGCCTGCCCTGCCCGCGTCATGACGGCGATCTCGTTCCAGTCGAGTTCGCGGTCCAGGGCCGGGAGGACGACCTTCGACCCGGTGTCCGGGTGGACGGTCGCGAACTCGGCGTCACGGTACTTCTTGCTCATCAGGAGGGCGATGATCTCCGGGTACTTCACGAAGGGAGCACCATTCGGGTTGTCGGTCGTGAGCATGCACTGCCAGGGGTTCTTCACCAGCAGGGCGAGTTCCAGACCGATCGCCCACATGATCGAGTTCACCAGGTTCTTTCTCCGGTAAAAGACCGGGATGATCCCCGACCCCGTCTCCAGTTCGACGTCGTGGTTCGACCACTTGTCGTGGTGGAGGCGATAGAGGTTGAACTCCATCGGGCCGTCCGCAGTCATCGTCGTCGTCTTTCCGAACATCACCTGCCCCATGTCGATGACGATCTGGGGCCTGTTGTTCACCGTGTACGCCACCGGTTCGGCCTTCGAGCAGAAGGTCTTCCAGTCGGACCCTCCGTAACTGTGGAACTGGACATGGGTGGCGTACAGGGTCTGGCGTTTCTCGTTGAGGTCGGGGATCTGGTTGAAGGTCCCGAGCGTGCAGGCGTAGTTGCCCGGGTTGCCCAGGTTGTTGCAGTGGAGGTGGACAGAGTGGGGGAGGCGGAGGGTCTCGCAGGCACGGATCATCGCCTGGATGATCTCGATCGGGGTGACCCCGAAGTTCGGGACCTCGTCGTTGATGCAGGTCAGGTTCTTCCCGAAACCCCATGCCTCGGTGCCGCCGGGGTTGGTGAGTTTGATCCCGAAGCCCTTCACCGCGGAGAGGGTCCAGCCGACGATCTCGGCGACCCTGTCCTGGTCGCCGTCCCTGATCGCATTCATAACACCCCAGTTCCCGTCGAAGAGGGTGTTCGCCATCATGTCCTGGAGGGGCGTGGCCGAGAACTCCTCGTGGGTGTGGCGGGCTTCGAGGGGCGCCATCGCCCCTTCGAGGAGGGTGGTGTATCCCATGACGGCGTAGCGGTACGAGTTCGCGTAGGTCGTCGGGACAGAGTAGCCTGACGTGGCGTGCTTCACCCCGCGCCGCGCCTCCCTCCCTGCCCGCATGTCCTCCGGGCTCATGTACCGCCCGAAGTTCACCTTCGTGCCGCAGACATGGGTGTGGGAGTCGACGCCGCCGGGGAGAGTGAGGCAGCCTTCGGCATCGATCACGGTCGCTTTCGGGCCGACGTCCTCGACGATCCGGCCGTCCCTGACGGCGATGTCCATGACCTCGCCGTCGATGCGGTTTATCGGGTCGATCACATAGGCGTTTTTGACGAGTAACTCGCTCATGGATGTCTCACCTCCTGCACTTTCTCGAAGATGCGGCCTATGACCTCCGTGTCCGTGGGATAGCCAAGGTCCAGGAACGTCTTCACGTGGATCGGAACGCCGTCCATCCGGTAGGCCGTGCCCGAGGCGTCGATGCCGGTGACGGCCGTCGGTATCTGGCACCGGCAGAGGGGCGTCGTCA
The sequence above is a segment of the Methanofollis sp. genome. Coding sequences within it:
- a CDS encoding formylmethanofuran dehydrogenase subunit C, which gives rise to MRITLSMRERKNPYIPIEAEKIVPSILMKGTDVTVYEGNKVRRLADLFEIVVEGEAASADEVEVVLRGDTSRVKRVGEYMDGGRITIEGDIGMHCGNFMSAGTIEVRGNAAGWFARELRGGTVICRGNTGHYCAAGYRGEKKGMAGGKVEVFGDAGDFAAEHLSGGEVIIHGNCGDMPGAEMRGGTLTIGGDCARPCGNMKAGTCTVLGTVTGMVPTFERTGETVGPDGRTFTAFVGDIANRGKGRLFIRDFQYLE
- a CDS encoding DNA helicase PriA is translated as MIRHECGYEAPLYCKKCGRPLEYTERRGIFCSYCGRQVTMLCPKCGKRW
- a CDS encoding DUF1922 domain-containing protein encodes the protein MYHVIRCPGCLTFTYVDPYQRWKLCHVCGEVIDVTRSAVYLEAEDHRDAETIVCKLADFLEDTGRKDLNDAEKRKLRSEYARWVRSRMI
- a CDS encoding formylmethanofuran dehydrogenase subunit A, with the translated sequence MSELLVKNAYVIDPINRIDGEVMDIAVRDGRIVEDVGPKATVIDAEGCLTLPGGVDSHTHVCGTKVNFGRYMSPEDMRAGREARRGVKHATSGYSVPTTYANSYRYAVMGYTTLLEGAMAPLEARHTHEEFSATPLQDMMANTLFDGNWGVMNAIRDGDQDRVAEIVGWTLSAVKGFGIKLTNPGGTEAWGFGKNLTCINDEVPNFGVTPIEIIQAMIRACETLRLPHSVHLHCNNLGNPGNYACTLGTFNQIPDLNEKRQTLYATHVQFHSYGGSDWKTFCSKAEPVAYTVNNRPQIVIDMGQVMFGKTTTMTADGPMEFNLYRLHHDKWSNHDVELETGSGIIPVFYRRKNLVNSIMWAIGLELALLVKNPWQCMLTTDNPNGAPFVKYPEIIALLMSKKYRDAEFATVHPDTGSKVVLPALDRELDWNEIAVMTRAGQAKALGITGIGKGHLGLGAEADIAIYPIRVGEVDPAQEYGKVIDAFSRTKYTIKRGRPVTRDGEILVHGENTTIWVDPKMGPGHDIGHDAEFVKMFDRYYSVRMSNYPVQDEYLKRSLRMETEAVF